The window GACGCAATCGTAGTGCTCAATGAGAGCATCACTGATCTTAGCTACCCAGTACAACAACACCCGACTAAAATCACCTCGCATAACTTCGACAAGAACCCTGTTGTAACAGGCACTCTGCAAGGTATTAAAGGTCAATATCTGATCTTCGATACGGGTGTGATCAACGTACGTAAGTTTACGTCTTATGAAGTTGAAGTTAGCGCATAAAAACTGACGATGTTATCTACAAAAAAGCTCGAGCATTAGGCTCGAGCTTTTTATTTCAGTAATGTTGGCCTCTAAGCATCAAGGATGCTTTCAATCACATCAAACAACATATCCACTTCTTCAAGCGTGTTGTAATGCATACAACCAATCCGAACAACACCGCCGATTTCTTCCAGTCCAAGCTGACGAACTAAACCAAGTGCGTAAAAGTGTCCGTTCCAGACGCAAATATTGTGTTCACCCAATGTTTTCGCAATAAACTCTGGCGAATATTTATCGAAGGTCAAGGCAAACGTTGGCGTGCGAAGCTGGCAGTACTCTTTATCGATTCCGTACAGTTTGACACCCTCTAGCGCATCTAATCGCTGTAAGAAGCGCTCACTTAATCGTTGTTCATGCTGAGTATAAAGCGCATAGCTCTGTTCAAGCCTTTGGCGAAGTGGCAAATCCTCTTCACCGAACTGCGCTAAGTATTCAACCGCGGCTGTGACACCAGCCAAGCCTTCGAAGCTCTGCGTGCCCGTTTCAAATCGACCCGGACCGATATTAGTCGCGGGCTCTACTTTATATGGACGGATGCTGTGTAACCATTGGTCAGCAACGTAAGCAATTCCGACGTGTGGACCGAAGAATTTGTAGGCAGAACATGCCAGGAAATCACATCCTAACGCCTGTACATCCACAAGATGGTGTGGCGCATAGTGCACTGCGTCGACGTAAACCTGGGCGCCAACTTGATGTGCCATTTCCACGACACGTTCAATGTCGACGATAGACCCTGTGGTATTTGAAGCGTAGGTAACGGCAACCAAACGCGTTTTGTCGGACAACAAGCTTAGTAGATGTTCAAAATCAAGCGTGCAGTCATCCTCATTGATACGAACCTGATGAACGACTGCGCCTTTGTCTTCAGCCGCTTGCTG is drawn from uncultured Vibrio sp. and contains these coding sequences:
- a CDS encoding cysteine desulfurase-like protein, with the translated sequence MNFNLNQIRQQFPALAQYHNDKPVTFFDGPGGSQVPQSVLDAMVAYLGYYNSNLGGHYFSSQTTVDVMQSARESAQALVNAPSSGNIVFGANMTSLTFQLSRAISRDWQEGDEIIVSALDHYSNVSSWQQAAEDKGAVVHQVRINEDDCTLDFEHLLSLLSDKTRLVAVTYASNTTGSIVDIERVVEMAHQVGAQVYVDAVHYAPHHLVDVQALGCDFLACSAYKFFGPHVGIAYVADQWLHSIRPYKVEPATNIGPGRFETGTQSFEGLAGVTAAVEYLAQFGEEDLPLRQRLEQSYALYTQHEQRLSERFLQRLDALEGVKLYGIDKEYCQLRTPTFALTFDKYSPEFIAKTLGEHNICVWNGHFYALGLVRQLGLEEIGGVVRIGCMHYNTLEEVDMLFDVIESILDA